From one Burkholderia latens genomic stretch:
- a CDS encoding SDR family NAD(P)-dependent oxidoreductase, whose translation MTHPRPRTIAITGAGTGIGAACARRFAARGDRVVLLGRRRAPLDALAAELGGLALAGDAANAADWARFLPEIAARFGPIDSLIACAGGHGLGRAGETGDAQWRDAIHANLDTAFASARACLPDLIAQRGSIVLVASIAALAAGPGVCAYTVGKHALLGLARSLARDYGPHGVRANAVCPGWVRTPMADAEMAPLMSAYGDTLDAAYARVSADVPLRRAADPDEIAAVCAFLASPDASFVSGATLVADGGATVVDVPTLAFDKL comes from the coding sequence ATGACGCACCCTCGCCCTCGTACGATCGCGATCACCGGCGCAGGCACCGGTATCGGCGCCGCGTGCGCACGCCGCTTCGCGGCCCGCGGCGACCGCGTCGTGCTGCTCGGCCGGCGCCGGGCGCCGCTGGACGCGCTCGCCGCCGAACTCGGCGGGCTGGCGCTCGCCGGCGACGCCGCGAACGCGGCCGACTGGGCGCGTTTCCTGCCGGAGATCGCCGCGCGATTCGGCCCCATCGATTCGCTGATCGCCTGCGCGGGCGGCCACGGTCTCGGCCGCGCCGGCGAAACCGGGGACGCGCAATGGCGCGATGCGATCCATGCGAATCTCGACACCGCATTCGCCAGTGCACGCGCGTGCTTGCCTGACCTGATCGCGCAGCGCGGCAGCATCGTGCTGGTCGCGTCGATCGCCGCGCTCGCGGCCGGTCCCGGCGTGTGCGCCTATACGGTCGGCAAGCACGCGTTGCTCGGCCTCGCACGTTCGCTCGCCCGCGACTACGGACCGCACGGCGTGCGCGCGAACGCGGTGTGCCCCGGGTGGGTCCGCACGCCGATGGCCGATGCGGAAATGGCGCCGCTGATGTCCGCATACGGCGATACGCTCGATGCGGCCTATGCACGCGTCAGTGCCGACGTGCCGCTGCGGCGCGCGGCCGATCCGGACGAGATCGCGGCCGTGTGCGCGTTCCTCGCGTCGCCCGACGCGTCGTTCGTCAGCGGCGCGACGCTCGTCGCCGACGGCGGCGCGACGGTCGTCGACGTGCCGACGCTCGCGTTCGACAAGCTGTGA
- a CDS encoding LysR family transcriptional regulator: MNIRFLETFVWLAKLENFRLTAEKLHTTQAAVSSRIASLEEAFDVRLFDRNTRSATLTPAGRRMLAYAERIVRLDSEMRRDIDAASDAGLIRIGVIESIVHSWFPALMAQLRERYPRLDVEITSDTTLHLIRLMSTDGVDLILQTDPVPGPDFTNLPLCEFPVRWVASPRVGLGGKRLGVAQLAAYPIISFSRHSGPHATIERLFAAVERPASINCITSVAAMIRLVADGFGVAALPPAIIGRELHEGTLELLDVEPEFPALPLVASYRTQGLPVAARIAELASEVARAMPAAAGQVKPSAVVTADAGVISDTRARTAANTNATAGTVAAAAKRAPASAPPAAAAKRRPRRS; encoded by the coding sequence ATGAACATCCGGTTCCTGGAAACCTTCGTCTGGCTCGCGAAGCTGGAAAACTTCCGTCTCACCGCCGAGAAACTGCACACGACGCAGGCGGCCGTGTCGAGCCGCATCGCGTCGCTGGAAGAGGCGTTCGACGTGCGGCTGTTCGACCGCAACACGCGCTCGGCCACGCTCACGCCCGCGGGGCGGCGCATGCTCGCGTACGCGGAACGGATCGTGCGGCTCGACAGCGAGATGCGGCGCGATATCGACGCGGCAAGCGACGCGGGCCTGATCCGGATCGGCGTGATCGAATCGATCGTGCACAGCTGGTTTCCGGCGCTGATGGCGCAACTGCGCGAGCGCTATCCGCGCCTCGACGTCGAGATCACGAGCGACACCACGCTGCACCTGATCCGCCTGATGAGTACCGACGGCGTCGACCTGATCCTGCAGACCGATCCTGTGCCGGGCCCCGACTTCACCAATCTGCCGCTGTGCGAATTCCCGGTGCGCTGGGTCGCGAGCCCGCGCGTCGGGCTCGGCGGCAAACGGCTCGGCGTCGCGCAGCTCGCCGCATATCCGATCATCAGCTTCTCGCGCCATTCGGGGCCGCATGCGACGATCGAGCGGCTGTTCGCGGCCGTCGAGCGGCCGGCCAGCATCAACTGCATCACGTCGGTCGCCGCGATGATCCGGCTCGTCGCCGACGGCTTCGGCGTGGCCGCACTGCCGCCCGCGATCATCGGCCGCGAGTTGCACGAAGGCACGCTCGAACTGCTCGACGTCGAACCGGAATTCCCTGCGCTGCCACTCGTCGCGTCGTATCGCACGCAAGGGCTGCCGGTCGCCGCGCGCATCGCGGAGCTGGCGAGCGAAGTGGCGCGCGCAATGCCGGCCGCGGCGGGACAAGTGAAACCGTCGGCGGTGGTAACGGCCGATGCCGGCGTCATCAGCGACACGCGTGCCCGCACGGCGGCCAACACCAACGCAACGGCCGGCACCGTGGCCGCGGCGGCAAAGCGCGCGCCCGCATCCGCACCGCCCGCCGCCGCTGCGAAACGCCGTCCGCGCCGCTCATAA
- a CDS encoding DUF4286 family protein, whose translation MTRPSLPHGQLCVWTDIDPAHEADFNAWYDREHMQERVAIPGFTHARRFRATDGGPRKYLALYVTETLDVFRSDAYRRAFTQQTAWSLANFERMTGTQRRVGDLTLEAGDGEGIHLALFVVPPERIDVPHLRERFDVALREPGIHATRLFRTVPELSAPIGADAATRPDADALVLIEGSDAAATRRVAAAIAGHGDVRTFDLLWRAAAPLPAARRDAEAEAAAAADLPG comes from the coding sequence ATGACCCGCCCTTCCCTTCCGCACGGCCAGCTCTGCGTCTGGACGGACATCGATCCCGCGCACGAAGCCGATTTCAATGCTTGGTACGACCGCGAGCATATGCAGGAGCGTGTCGCGATTCCCGGCTTCACGCATGCGCGGCGGTTTCGCGCAACCGACGGCGGCCCGCGCAAATATCTCGCGCTGTACGTGACGGAGACGCTCGACGTGTTCCGCAGCGACGCGTACCGGCGCGCGTTCACGCAGCAGACCGCGTGGTCGCTCGCGAACTTCGAACGGATGACGGGCACGCAGCGGCGCGTCGGCGACCTGACGCTCGAGGCCGGCGACGGCGAAGGCATCCATCTCGCGCTGTTCGTGGTGCCGCCGGAGCGCATCGACGTGCCGCACCTGCGTGAACGCTTCGACGTGGCGCTGCGCGAACCCGGCATCCATGCGACGCGATTGTTCCGTACCGTGCCGGAACTGTCCGCGCCGATCGGCGCCGATGCGGCCACGCGTCCGGACGCCGATGCGCTCGTGCTGATCGAAGGCAGCGACGCCGCGGCCACGCGCCGCGTCGCCGCAGCAATCGCCGGCCACGGCGACGTGCGCACGTTCGATCTGCTGTGGCGCGCCGCCGCGCCGCTGCCGGCTGCACGTCGCGACGCCGAAGCGGAAGCCGCGGCCGCGGCAGACCTCCCCGGCTGA
- a CDS encoding MFS transporter, producing MPDTMSTLAQPAAHAPRRVRNSRLATASMIGTSLEWYDFTIYNTLAALVFNHLFFPSVDPLAGTILAFSTYAVGYVSRPLGGFVFGNLGDRIGRRAVLMLTLVLMGVTTALMGVLPTYAQAGILSPILLVALRFVQGVALGGEWAGAVLLSVEHGDQKRRGLSASWTQIGPSFGTLLGTGCIALVTLSTTPGDFLSWGWRVPFAASALLVAFGFWVRRGVDETPQFEQLAESHATADVPVAEVLKSHWRRLLIAGGSRIGSDVLYALIVVFTLTYVTTVLHLSRPVALTAVMIGTACNALAVPFFGALSDRLGRRPVYLGGAIAGIVWAFVFFVLLDSARPAAIVAAVAIGLVIHAVMYGPQGAFVTEQFPTRVRYAGSSLAYTLAGIVGGGFAPLVIAALFRQTGTTTAVSLYVTAALVVTSIALLAARETAHRPLAD from the coding sequence ATGCCCGATACCATGAGCACTCTCGCCCAGCCCGCCGCCCACGCGCCCCGCCGCGTCCGCAACAGCCGACTCGCGACCGCGAGCATGATCGGCACGTCGCTCGAGTGGTACGACTTCACGATCTACAACACGCTCGCGGCACTCGTCTTCAACCATCTGTTCTTTCCGTCGGTCGATCCGCTGGCGGGCACGATTCTCGCGTTTTCGACGTATGCGGTCGGCTACGTGTCGCGTCCGCTCGGCGGTTTCGTGTTCGGCAACCTCGGCGATCGCATCGGCCGGCGCGCGGTGCTGATGCTCACGCTCGTGCTGATGGGCGTGACGACCGCGCTGATGGGCGTGTTGCCAACCTATGCGCAGGCCGGCATCCTGAGCCCGATCCTGCTCGTCGCGCTGCGCTTCGTGCAGGGTGTCGCGCTCGGCGGCGAATGGGCCGGCGCGGTCCTGCTGTCGGTCGAGCACGGCGACCAGAAGCGGCGCGGCTTGTCCGCATCATGGACGCAGATCGGCCCGTCGTTCGGCACGCTGCTCGGCACCGGCTGCATCGCGCTCGTGACGCTGTCCACCACGCCCGGCGACTTCCTGTCGTGGGGCTGGCGCGTGCCGTTCGCGGCGAGCGCGCTGCTCGTCGCGTTCGGCTTCTGGGTGCGGCGCGGCGTCGATGAAACGCCGCAGTTCGAGCAGCTCGCCGAATCGCATGCGACCGCCGACGTGCCCGTCGCCGAAGTGCTGAAGTCCCACTGGCGGCGCCTGCTGATCGCCGGCGGCTCGCGAATCGGCTCCGACGTGCTGTACGCGCTGATCGTCGTGTTTACGCTGACCTACGTGACGACCGTGTTGCACCTGTCGCGCCCCGTCGCGCTGACCGCCGTGATGATCGGCACCGCATGCAACGCGCTCGCCGTGCCGTTCTTCGGCGCGCTGTCGGACCGCCTGGGGCGCCGCCCCGTCTACCTCGGCGGCGCGATCGCGGGAATCGTATGGGCGTTCGTGTTCTTCGTGCTGCTCGATTCCGCGCGGCCGGCGGCGATCGTCGCAGCGGTTGCGATCGGCCTGGTGATCCATGCGGTAATGTACGGCCCGCAAGGCGCGTTCGTCACTGAACAGTTTCCGACGCGTGTGCGTTACGCAGGTTCGTCGCTGGCGTACACGCTCGCCGGCATCGTTGGCGGCGGGTTCGCGCCGCTCGTGATCGCGGCGCTGTTCCGCCAGACCGGAACGACGACGGCCGTGTCGCTGTACGTGACCGCCGCACTCGTCGTGACGTCGATCGCACTGCTCGCAGCGCGCGAGACCGCGCATCGGCCGCTCGCCGATTGA
- a CDS encoding DUF2848 domain-containing protein, with protein sequence MQTLSFNVMLVHDAPAAVDVDIERVVIAGWAGRDPAAIRAHIDELAALGVAPPSTTPCFYRVSSALLSQAASIGVLGARSGGEIECVSIDSSIGTLVTVGSDHTDREVEAYGVAVSKQVCAKPLGRDAWRHADVADHWDALEMRSWLVKRDGERIAYQHGAVSALLAPEALWQRFDDRRTMPARCAMFGGTVAVHGAIATMDDGDAFEMELHDPVLGRSLRHRYAVDVLPVVA encoded by the coding sequence ATGCAAACCCTGTCGTTCAACGTGATGCTCGTGCACGACGCGCCGGCCGCCGTCGACGTCGACATCGAACGCGTCGTGATCGCCGGCTGGGCCGGTCGCGACCCGGCGGCGATCCGCGCACACATCGACGAACTCGCGGCGCTCGGTGTCGCGCCGCCATCGACCACACCGTGCTTTTATCGCGTGTCGTCCGCGCTGCTCAGTCAGGCGGCGTCGATCGGCGTGCTCGGCGCGCGCTCGGGCGGCGAGATCGAATGCGTGTCGATCGACAGCTCGATCGGCACGCTGGTCACGGTCGGCTCCGATCATACGGATCGGGAAGTCGAGGCCTACGGCGTCGCTGTATCGAAACAGGTATGCGCGAAGCCGCTCGGCCGCGACGCGTGGCGCCATGCGGATGTCGCCGATCACTGGGACGCGCTGGAAATGCGTTCGTGGCTCGTCAAACGCGACGGCGAGCGCATCGCTTACCAGCACGGCGCAGTCAGCGCATTGCTGGCTCCCGAAGCGCTGTGGCAGCGCTTCGACGACCGGCGCACGATGCCCGCACGCTGCGCGATGTTCGGCGGCACCGTTGCCGTGCACGGCGCGATCGCGACGATGGACGACGGTGATGCGTTCGAGATGGAATTGCACGATCCGGTGCTCGGCCGCAGCCTGCGGCACCGGTATGCAGTCGACGTGCTGCCCGTCGTGGCATGA
- a CDS encoding NAD-dependent epimerase/dehydratase family protein: MTANADGTQRQALVLGASGGIGGEVARQLRDAGWQVRALKRGLDADAVERDGIAWMRGDALDREAVVRAARGCSVIVHAVNPPGYRNWSTQVLPMLDNTIAAATHAQATVVLPGTIYNFGPDAFPVLHEDAPQHPVTRKGAIRVEMERRLQAATALGVRTIIVRAGDFFGAHAGNNWFGQGLVKAGRPVAAISVPGRPGIGHQWAYLPDVARTMVALVERRATLEPFARFHFGGHWDADGTQMAQAVRRVAQRHGMQPAVRRFPWWLVWAAAPFVTTMREMLEMRYLWREPQRMDNARLTAELGREPLTPLDAAVETTLAGLGCLP, from the coding sequence ATGACGGCGAACGCAGACGGGACGCAACGACAGGCACTCGTGCTTGGCGCGAGCGGAGGCATTGGCGGCGAGGTCGCGCGTCAATTGCGCGACGCCGGTTGGCAGGTTCGCGCACTCAAACGCGGGCTCGACGCCGACGCGGTCGAGCGCGACGGCATCGCCTGGATGCGCGGCGATGCGCTGGACCGCGAAGCGGTGGTCCGCGCGGCGCGCGGCTGCAGCGTGATCGTGCATGCGGTGAACCCGCCCGGCTACCGGAACTGGTCGACGCAGGTGCTGCCGATGCTCGACAACACGATCGCGGCGGCGACGCACGCACAGGCGACTGTCGTGCTGCCCGGGACGATCTACAACTTCGGGCCCGACGCGTTTCCGGTGCTGCACGAAGATGCGCCGCAGCATCCGGTGACGCGCAAGGGCGCGATCCGTGTCGAGATGGAACGGCGGTTGCAGGCGGCGACCGCGCTCGGCGTGCGGACGATCATCGTGCGGGCCGGTGACTTCTTCGGTGCGCACGCGGGCAACAACTGGTTCGGGCAGGGGCTGGTCAAGGCGGGGCGGCCCGTCGCGGCCATCAGCGTGCCGGGGCGGCCGGGCATCGGCCACCAATGGGCGTACCTGCCGGACGTCGCGCGTACGATGGTCGCGCTGGTCGAGCGGCGCGCGACGCTGGAACCGTTCGCGCGTTTCCATTTCGGCGGCCACTGGGACGCGGACGGCACGCAGATGGCACAAGCCGTGCGCCGCGTCGCGCAGCGGCACGGGATGCAGCCGGCGGTGCGGCGGTTTCCGTGGTGGCTCGTGTGGGCGGCCGCGCCGTTCGTCACGACGATGCGCGAGATGCTCGAAATGCGCTATCTGTGGCGTGAGCCGCAGCGCATGGACAACGCGCGCTTGACGGCGGAGCTGGGGCGCGAGCCGCTGACGCCGCTCGACGCGGCGGTCGAGACGACGCTGGCCGGGCTCGGCTGCTTGCCGTGA
- a CDS encoding LysR family transcriptional regulator, giving the protein MTIDLSWERYRTFLAVLTEGSLSGAARALGITQPTAGRHVAALEAAFGQTLFTRSPSGLLPTEAALALRGHAEALRSAAAAFERAAASHGAGVRGTVRISASDVIAVEVLPPILAQLRRDHPGVVIELVATDRVQDVLNREADIAVRMASPAQEALIARRVGAIDVGLHARDDYLARTGTPATLDELAHHALIGFDTVTPFIRSAARGMPFWKRDAFALRTDSNLAHLAMIRAGYGIGFCQNRLAQRDARLVRVLPDELAMALETWIVMHEDLRTSPRCRAVFDALANGLRAYAEGTAE; this is encoded by the coding sequence ATGACCATCGATCTGAGCTGGGAACGCTACCGCACCTTTCTGGCCGTACTCACAGAAGGCTCGCTGTCGGGCGCCGCGCGCGCGCTCGGCATTACGCAGCCGACCGCCGGGCGCCACGTCGCGGCGCTCGAAGCCGCGTTCGGGCAGACACTGTTCACCCGGTCGCCGTCGGGACTGCTGCCGACCGAGGCGGCGCTTGCGCTGCGCGGCCATGCGGAGGCGCTGCGCAGCGCGGCCGCCGCGTTCGAGCGCGCGGCCGCGAGCCATGGCGCAGGCGTGCGCGGCACGGTGCGGATTTCGGCGAGCGACGTGATCGCAGTCGAGGTGCTGCCGCCGATACTCGCGCAGCTGCGGCGCGACCATCCCGGGGTCGTAATCGAGCTGGTCGCGACCGACCGCGTTCAGGACGTGCTCAATCGCGAAGCCGACATCGCGGTGCGGATGGCGTCGCCGGCGCAGGAAGCGCTCATCGCGCGACGCGTCGGCGCAATCGACGTCGGGCTGCATGCGCGCGACGACTATCTCGCGCGCACCGGCACGCCTGCAACGCTCGACGAACTCGCGCATCACGCGCTAATCGGTTTCGATACGGTGACGCCGTTCATCCGTTCAGCCGCGCGCGGGATGCCGTTCTGGAAGCGCGATGCGTTCGCGTTGCGCACCGACAGCAATCTCGCGCATCTCGCGATGATTCGCGCGGGCTACGGAATCGGCTTCTGCCAGAACCGGCTCGCGCAACGCGATGCGCGGCTCGTGCGCGTGCTGCCGGACGAACTGGCGATGGCACTGGAAACCTGGATCGTCATGCACGAGGATTTGCGCACGAGCCCGCGTTGCCGGGCCGTGTTCGATGCGCTGGCGAACGGGCTGCGCGCGTATGCAGAAGGGACCGCCGAGTAG